From a single Desulfobulbaceae bacterium DB1 genomic region:
- a CDS encoding NADH:ubiquinone oxidoreductase, producing the protein MTLLAKLFRAACAKSPWLLHFDCGSCNGCDIETLACLTPLYDVERFGAMNVGNPKHADILLVTGTVNYRNKKVLRVLYEQMTEPKAVVAIGSCGLSGGIFRQAPNVVGGVDKVIPVDVFVPGCPAKPEAVIDGVVRALNTLQNRLKEGDR; encoded by the coding sequence ATGACACTTCTTGCCAAGCTGTTTCGTGCCGCGTGCGCCAAGTCGCCCTGGCTGCTTCATTTTGACTGCGGCAGCTGTAACGGCTGCGACATTGAAACCCTGGCCTGCCTGACTCCGCTTTATGACGTGGAACGCTTCGGGGCAATGAACGTGGGGAACCCCAAGCATGCGGATATCCTGCTGGTGACCGGCACGGTCAATTATCGCAACAAAAAGGTTTTACGCGTTTTGTACGAGCAGATGACCGAGCCGAAAGCGGTGGTGGCCATCGGCTCCTGCGGGCTGTCCGGCGGGATTTTCCGGCAGGCGCCCAACGTGGTGGGCGGCGTCGACAAGGTGATTCCGGTGGATGTTTTTGTCCCCGGCTGTCCGGCGAAACCGGAAGCCGTCATTGACGGGGTGGTGCGTGCCCTGAACACCTTGCAAAACAGGTTGAAAGAGGGGGACAGGTGA